GCTTGAGCTGGCTGTGCCGCGAGCAGGTAGGTACACAACAGTGCATCCTTCAAGAACAGCACAGGCGACCAGCGTAGTGGCGACTCAGCtttgtgctgcagctcgtggTGCCGCCCTGCTGAAGCCTGTGACGGTGTTGTCAAAGCTTCAACAGTGACGGACCTCTCTGTCCCTGCAGGGGGTGCAACGTCGCGTCCTTCCTTCATGAggcatcgctgcagctgtgctcTTCGCCACTTCAGCACGTATAGCGTCGCCTGATCGAAGTATGCGCTCGCCATTGTCGCAGGAGCCGCCGAGTTTGCGGCTTCATCTACCAGTCCGTTGGTAGCAGCCTCGTGACAGCTCTTGGCGCGCagttgcgccgctgccgccttgaAAACCCACGCTGTGACACAGGGGGTCAGCCTCACGCGCGGCTGGTCCGGGACACCGTCATGAAGCGCGCCATGACCGTCACGACAGACACCCGTCGCTGCGTAACGCTCGTTAGCTCCGCGCGATGGCGCTGTGAGGGTGAAGTAGCTGCTCCAATACCCACGCTCCTCCGCTGTGAAAGGGCTTGTATCCACGGCGTTGGGGTCGACTCCTGAAAACGACGAAGACGCTTCACCCTCGCTGTGGCTAGCAAGGGCACACCGGGCCAGTTCAGTCGGCACGGAGAGCATGCGCCATGGTCGGGTGTCATCCGTCGAGTCCCCATTCGGCACGACCTCCAAGCGCAGACcaacctccctccccttcactcCGGCCGGGGTGTCGGGAGTCGGCGCATCACTGACCACCGTTGTGGGAGAAGAGCAGCCCGCCACCTCTGCGAGTGACTCCCACCAGCACGACAAGTGTAGTGGGGCCTCGCTCGCATGACTGTCGAGGGCGCCGACATCACGGACAAAACGTATCTGCTGCTTAGTCGAggcctcctccatcatgaCACTCACAATGTccaagaagagcagcaacagcacgcCGACCTTCGCTGCAGAGCGCCGCAGTGTCGCCTCCGCCAGCGTCGACTCCAGCGGTACCAGCGGCGACAAGCCCTGCAGGCCAAAGTTGAAGTTGGTATCCGCGTCGGACGGCGTCGAGACGGGATTTACCCGGCCGACCCCTTCGCTTGGATCGCCGTGCGTCCACGGACAGCACCCCACATCGTGCAAGGAGCAGTGACCGTTTCGCAGCTGCGTTACACAGTAATGCGAGGGATAGTGCCGGTACGGGCAGACGCTCGCGCGCGTCACCGTTGGCATGACCCACTCACTCCCAGCCGAAGCACAGACCGATGTTCCGCTAAGCTGGTGTTGACAGCCTCCCTGCAGCCGACACGGGTGCAtggctgcaccgccttgcTGTTGGGCGCGGTCCTGTCGCCGCCACCCTCGTGCTTCGCGAATCTTTCGCTGTCGTTGCCGGTGGGCGTGCCGCTCAGCtggggtgagggaggcggtACTGCCAGGCACATGACTGCCCGTACAAGAGTTGTTGCGGAATGCGGCTACTAAAGGATGAGCGACAGAgcgaagcagcgccactgcggcaTCCTCTCCATCCATGTCGCGATCGACGCGGCTGCCTTGATGTCTCAGTGCCCGACGTACTGCGCcaggtgcagctgccacgaGCGCATCCTCACcatccaccgccaccttCATGCTGCGGCTCGACGAtactgcagtgctgctggggAGGGCAGGTGAAGATGCGCGGCGTGTAGGCAACTTCGCAGTCGGTACGTTGGTCTCGGAGGCGCTATTTACGTAGGCGTAGCTTTGCGGAGGCGGAATCATCGCTTCTGCACCCACGACACGGCGGCTCACGTCGGACGCAAAGACAAGAGACGATGAGACTGCCGCGCTGGGCGATGACGTACACAATGTTGAACGAGCGGCCATGTGAGTCTCTGCGGAGGTTTTCGCAGAGGCGGAGCTGTTTGACAAGCCTCTTTCACTTCGCTGACTCACAGATGGGTTGGTGGGCGGGGGGCCAGTCGGTAGCGACGCCGCCAGGGAGCCACGGCGGAGATGTGTCAATGCCCACACCGGTGGATGCGGCGGTCGTGCGCCTCGAGTCGCCAAATGCAGCGGAGTGGAGGTCGCGTTGCGACTGGAGAAGTCCCAACGAACAACGCGGCGCCATCCCATGACGGAGCTCAAACAAAGTCAAGTAGTGCGTAGAGGTATGGGCATATGTGTGCTGCGCGGGCCGCTGGGTAGTTGGCAGGGCTGAGGTGGTGGGTAAGAGAGGGATGGAGACGCTGAGTGCGACGAGAAGCAGGTCAGCatgagggaggcagaggaggggtgcTGTTAATTGCACCACACTGTGAGACGGCATGAGATGATGTAGCCGCCCATCAACACCCCATCTTATTCCCACCGTCCGGCGATGGGCGCATCcaaagacagacagaggcgcacaggcactcgacagcagcagcagcagcacagttGCCACGGCTGTACACACGCAAGCCacggcacacgcaggcgaTCCACCTTAGCGTAGCGCACTTGCAGTCGAGGAAATGCGAAACTGTGGAAGTTGGCTGAGTTCCGCTGAGGCGCGGACGGgaaaaaacgaagagaaactgagcagggagaaagagaagggggttgCGATGGCCGTAGTGATAttgaggagagagggaggaaccCAGTCAGCAGTAACGGcaacgaagagagacgaCTGCGTTGATGATGAAGCAAACTAAACGTGAAAGAAGAACAGCGCGGCAACATGCTAACACGTCTCAGTCACTGCCACTTCAGCACAAGCCAATCTGCTTCTTGTTTTCACATGCTTTATCAGTGCTCTTGATGAGCTCGCCCAGCCGGTCCAGGTCGGATCTCAGCACGGCGTTCCACCTCGCAGCGCGGCCATGCAGCTCGCCCACGATGCCGCGTATCTTGTCCGGCGTCGGCTCTATCTGGCCACACATAGCCGCGTCGGTACATCGGTTGACGCGATGTTTATCCACAGACGTCTGATGAAGACCTCGAAGACACACAGATGACTTAATGGACTCAGGGCCCCTCATTACATCGGTGCTCGTTTCGTCAATGGTGGTCCGTTGCACAGTGATGTTCTTTACTCCAGGTACACTGTAGTCGCCAGGTGCATCGGTATTACAGAAATGCGCAGCTTCTGTCTGTGTATCCGCAGTGTCTCCAAAGGCCTCACGGCCAGTCTTCAACCCGTGCATTAGTCGAGGACAGGCGCTGAGATTAGCCCCTGGTGTCATGCCTGGCCGTCGCCTCGCCACCGGTAGAGCCCCAGGCAACTTGCTCGTGGCCTACGGCGGTGAGGCGTTGCACCGGCATGGTCGGCAGTGCCCCAAGGTGGCAGACAAAGTGACGCGTGCGCCCCATCCCTCGACGCCCTCCCTTTGCCGCTCTTTTccacgtcctcctccaggTCGGTGAGGGTCTCGCCTTGGGTGGCAGGCGCGGTTGTGTGGCAGTGTTCGAGACGCGGAGtgctgtgtgcgcctcttgGAGGGTGTGGAGCAGCGACTACTCTCGACCTCTTTCATGCGGGCCGCCGTCTCACAGTCAACCACTACGCTGACCACCGCATTGTTATCCTTTAAGAGAGGGACGACGGTACTTAGTTGCTCATGGGCCCTCCGAGTGGGCGTTGGCACCACGGCAGCTGGCGCGGAGCTGCCTGTTTCTACATACGTCGCCATCCCTTCTGTCTGAGCGGGGGTGGGCAGTACGCAGAAtcaagagcgagaggaaggaaTCGGTGCAGGATGGAGCGCGCATGGGCTTGTTTGCGCCCGTGGGGTGCACGTGAGTGATTTTGTCGGTAAATATGGAGGAAGTAGAAGTGGCTAGGCTTAGGCGGGTGGAaagaacagaaagagagggagtggcacgcgcacgcatgGGTGGGTGAGCATCGAGTGGATACCGGGAAGGTAGACAGTCGAACATCGTAGTCGCCAAGTGGAGATGTCCGTGCAGAGAAGTGATGGCGGGGACCTGCACGCAGCAGACGCGTTGTACCTCCACCCTTTCCCCGACCTGTACATACCACCTGCTCCACGTGCAACGGGCTTCTACTCCTTCAGAACTTCCGCTCCATCTCgtttgttgctgttgtcctGCGGCTGGTGAtccacgtcgccgctgcgcattgtcttacacacacacatacacactgaTGGACAGCCACCTGCCCATCTGCATAGGACACGCTTTCACCATCGTCATGACCGCAGCCGCTggctctccatctctctttATTGAGGATGCGGTACAACAGGGGTCGCTACAAGAGAAAGAATACGAGctaaaagaggaagaaaagctGCGAGCCCTCAAAGACGCACGTattaccccccctcccccacacacacacacgcagatgcCCGCTGCGCTCTGTACtaaggaggagaggggaaaggtcAGGGGAGAGCGCTAAGGAGAGCGATGGTACAGTACCGCCACACAAGGCCTACATACTTCGGACATCAGACTCTACGCAAGGTCAATAGATTTGCAGCATTGCTGAACCCCCGGTCCCCAACCCGCAGCTCAATAcgtcttttcctcctccctgctcGCTCACAACCCACCATTTACTGGCGTACACGCGCGCTCACCGGATGCATGGGCAAAGCATGACGGACAGAGAGCGGGTGTGAaggtgcatgtgtgtatgtatgcgtgCAAGCACGGACCACCGGCGACTCGTAAAAGTCCCCACTTAACTGCGAGAACAGCGGCAGGGGAAGCTATACATAACGCAACGACAATCAAAACGCTCCAACGTTGCGTCCAGGAAGTTAAGATAGCACCAAGACACGATAGACGACTGCGACACCACTCAGAATCTCCCGTAGCAACAACGCACAGATGCCTCCTCAGGTGCCCAGCGTCAAGCCCTCTAAATAaattgaaaaaaaaaaacaccgaAATAACCACAACGTCTGCTACCCTTTATAAGTTGGACCGGTTACAGCTGCATAGACGAGAGCCGAGACATTGGGCATGACTTGCGCTCCATGCTGTTCTCGCGGTTCGACACGTCACCCAAGCGATGCGGCGTCGCGCGAGAAGAGCCGCTTTGTCGCCGCTCCTGACCGTCGATCTCCACACTCGCTTCCTTCACATCTTGGTCGATCTTGCCAAGAATGCGCCGCAGGATGTCAAATCGCTCTGCCGTCATTTTGTAGTTGTCATCCGCAATGTTGCACATCTCCTTCAtgcgctccacctcgtcaTGTGCAGCTTGGCTCACACGGCGGACAACAGAGCTGGTCTGCATCACCATATCCTCAACAGCCATCCACTGCAGCTCTGTCAGCCCATCCAGAGTAACACTGTACGATGCACCAACATACGCCATCACGTGGTCAAGGTAAACACACTGCTGCTCGCTCAGCACTTGTGCAGCACGAAGTTGCTCTTTCACAGATATCACTTCCAAAGAAAGTGTCTCCTCGGTCTCAGCCAGCTTGGCGGAtgtctcctgcagcgtgtcCTCGGTCTCAGCGAGCTTGGCGGAtgtctcctgcagcgtgtcCTCGGTGTCGGCCAGCTTGGCGGAtgtctcctgcagcgtctcctcggTCTCAGCCAGCNNNNNNNNNNNNNNNNNNNNNNNNNNNNNNNNNNNNNNNNNNNNNNNNNNNNNNNNNNNNNNNNNNNNNNNNNNNNNNNNNNNNNNNNNNNNNNNNNNNNNNNNNNNNNNNNNNNNNNNNNNNNNNNNNNNNNNNNNNNNNNNNNNNNNNNNNNNNNNNNNNNNNNNNNNNNNNNNNNNNNNNNNNNNNNNNNNNNNNNNNNNNNNNNNNNNNNNNNNNNNNNNNNNNNNNNNNNNNNNNNNNNNNNNNNNNNNNNNNNNNNNNNNNNNNNNNNNNNNNNNNNNNNNNNNNNNNNNNNNNNNNNNNNNNNNNNNNNNNNNNNNNNNNNNNNNNNNNNNNNNNNNNNNNNNNNNNNNNNNNNNNNNNNNNNNNNNNNNNNNNNNNNNNNNNNNNNNNNNNNNNNNNNNNNNNNNNNNNNNNNNNNNNNNNNNNNNNNNNNNNNNNNNNNNNNNNNNNNNNNNNNNNNNNNNNNNNNNNNNNNNNNNNNNNNNNNNNNNNNNNNNNNNNNNNNNNNNNNNNNNNNNNNNNNNNNNNNNNNNNNNNNNNNNNNNNNNNNNNNNNNNNNNNNNNNNNNNNNNNNNNNNNNNNNNNNNNNNNNNNNNNNNNNNNNNNNNNNNNNNNNNNNNNNNNNNNNNNNNNNNNNNNNNNNNNNNNNNNNNNNNNNNNNNNNNNNNNNNNNNNNNNNNNNNNNNNNNNNNNNNNNNNNNNNNNNNNNNNNNNNNNNNNNNNNNNNNNNNNNNNNNNNNNNNNNNNNNNNNNNNNNNNNNNNNNNNNNNNNNNNNNNNNNNNNNNNNNNNNNNNNNNNNNNNNNNNNNNNNNNNNNNNNNNNNNNNNNNNNNNNNNNNNNNNNNNNNNNNNNNNNNNNNNNNNNNNNNNNNNNNNNNNNNNNNNNNNNNNNNNNNNNNNNNNNNNNNNNNNNNNNNNNNNNNNNNNNNNNNNNNNNNNNNNNNNNNNNNNNNNNNNNNNNNNNNNNNNNNNNNNNNNNNNNNNNNNNNNNNNNNNNNNNNNNNNNNNNNNNNNNNNNNNNNNNNNNNNNNNNNNNNNNNNNNNNNNNNNNNNNNNNNNNNNNNNNNNNNNNNNNNNNNNNNNNNNNNNNNNNNNNNNNNNNNNNNNNNNNNNNNNNNNNNNNNNNNNNNNNNNNNNNNNNNNNNNNNNNNNNNNNNNNNNNNNNNNNNNNNNNNNNNNNNNNNNNNNNNNNNNNNNNNNNNNNNNNNNNNNNNNNNNNNNNNNNNNNNNNNNNNNNNNNNNNNNNNNNNNNNNNNNNNNNNNNNNNNNNNNNNNNNNNNNNNNNNNNNNNNNNNNNNNNNNNNNNNNNNNNNNNNNNNNNNNNNNNNNNNNNNNNNNNNNNNNNNNNNNNNNNNNNNNNNNNNNNNNNNNNNNNNNNNNNNNNNNNNNNNNNNNNNNNNNNNNNNNNNNNNNNNNNNNNNNNNNNNNNNNNNNNNNNNNNNNNNNNNNNNNNNNNNNNNNNNNNNNNNNNNNNNNNNNNNNNNNNNNNNNNNNNNNNNNNNNNNNNNNNNNNNNNNNNNNNNNNNNNNNNNNNNNNNNNNNNNNNNNNNNNNNNNNNNNNNNNNNNNNNNNNNNNNNNNNNNNNNNNNNNNNNNNNNNNNNNNNNNNNNNNNNNNNNNNNNNNNNNNNNNNNNNNNNNNNNNNNNNNNNNNNNNNNNNNNNNNNNNNNNNNNNNNNNNNNNNNNNNNNNNNNNNNNNNNNNNNNNNNNNNNNNNNNNNNNNNNNNNNNNNNNNNNNNNNNNNNNNNNNNN
This genomic interval from Leishmania panamensis strain MHOM/PA/94/PSC-1 chromosome 16 sequence contains the following:
- a CDS encoding kinesin, putative (TriTrypDB/GeneDB-style sysID: LpmP.16.1430.A~disrupted due to non-sequenced internal amino acid repeat); the protein is LAETEETLQETSAKLADTEDTLQETSAKLAETEDTLQETSAKLAETEETLSLEVISVKEQLRAAQVLSEQQCVYLDHVMAYVGASYSVTLDGLTELQWMAVEDMVMQTSSVVRRVSQAAHDEVERMKEMCNIADDNYKMTAERFDILRRILGKIDQDVKEASVEIDGQERRQSGSSRATPHRLGDVSNRENSMERKSCPMSRLSSMQL